The proteins below come from a single Drosophila kikkawai strain 14028-0561.14 chromosome 3R, DkikHiC1v2, whole genome shotgun sequence genomic window:
- the shps gene encoding uncharacterized protein shps, with product MALPFGPQSPELDVLVVGAGLSGLASALKILSKESSLKLRIIEASDFVGGQLGEDGIRFVDREQLGMLAYLASVEVSPRRRSSDNESLRRCWDLDRGLTALPAKFELERYINMLELRMNKFRTKRFNLRERVSNMEQHICQHLFFGKSRNFMLNLVEVVCGVPANEVVYDVFMSVCSSCGGLRMIIDFYFTYPSSFYEVSTQTLIDKILDQIPFTAISLNCRAVKLEHWRNYVEVTDAEGTKYTAQAVILAIPWNKIQKLQFAPPIPKAFLPPVASTAGKRQRRRISQFQLRYDKSHWTELGYSGNFLSSRPLISAHECGMSTINGYMLHLSEDEEDVMGEVLEHLAEQFGEEMRQPLECSCFTDELNVALHKPLVKPWLRIIWSSSSAVGTTYRSLIGGAVESGVRAAVNALFVVRPQVVSWKDMIEARTKALLEENGTGRFRGLLSRLNLYNVTFYGGFVVGITCLLNFGYERLS from the exons ATGGCTTTGCCCTTTGGCCCACAGTCCCCGGAACTAGACGTTCTCGTTGTGGGTGCCGGCCTCTCAGGTCTGGCTTCCGCCCTAAAGATCCTGTCCAAGGAGAGCTCCCTGAAGCTAAGAATCATAGAGGCGAGCGACTTTGTGGGCGGTCAGCTGGGTGAGGATGGCATTCGATTCGTGGACAGAGAGCAGCTTGGCATGCTTGCCTATCTGGCCAGCGTGGAGGTGTCGCCGAGGCGCCGGAGTAGCGACAACGAATCTCTGCGTAGGTGCTGGGACCTGGACCGAGGACTCACAGCTCTGCCAGCCAAATTCGAGCTAGAGCGGTACATCAATATGTTGGAACTGCGGATGAACAAGTTTCGCACAAAGCGATTCAA CCTCCGCGAACGGGTGTCCAATATGGAGCAGCATATCTGCCAACATTTGTTTTTTGGCAAGTCGCGGAATTTCATGCTCAACCTGGTGGAAGTGGTCTGTGGCGTTCCAGCCAACGAAGTGGTCTACGATGTCTTCATGTCCGTGTGTAGCTCCTGCGGTGGTCTCAGAATGATAATTGACTT CTACTTCACCTATCCGAGCAGCTTCTACGAGGTCTCCACTCAGACGCTGATCGATAAGATACTGGATCAGATCCCGTTCACCGCCATCTCCCTCAACTGCCGAGCCGTGAAATTGGAGCACTGGAGGAACTACGTGGAGGTCACGGATGCGGAGGGCACTAAGTATACGGCCCAGGCCGTGATCCTGGCAATACCCTGGAACAAGATTCAGAAGCTCCAGTTCGCTCCCCCCATTCCGAAGGCCTTTCTGCCACCGGTGGCCTCCACAGCTGGAAAGAGGCAGCGTCGCCGAATCAGCCAGTTCCAGCTGCGATATGACAAGTCCCATTGGACCGAGCTGGGCTATTCCGGAAACTTTCTCAGCTCCCGACCGCTAATCAGTGCCCACGAGTGCGGCATGTCCACCATCAACGGCTACATGCTGCATTTGTCagaggacgaggaggatgtAATGGGCGAGGTGCTTGAGCATCTGGCCGAACAGTTTGGCGAGGAGATGCGACAACCTCTGGAGTGCAGTTGCTTCACCGACGAGCTCAACGTGGCGCTGCACAAACCGCTGGTGAAGCCCTGGCTCCGTATCATCTGGTCCAGCTCCTCGGCCGTGGGCACAACCTACCGCAGCCTTATCGGCGGAGCTGTGGAGAGTGGCGTCCGGGCAGCGGTGAATGCTCTGTTTGTGGTGAGGCCCCAGGTGGTCAGCTGGAAGGACATGATCGAAGCACGAACGAAGGCCCTCCTAGAAGAAAATGGCACCGGACGTTTCAGGGGACTGCTCAGCCGGCTTAATCTCTACAACGTCACCTTTTACGGCGGCTTCGTGGTTGGAATCACCTGCCTGCTCAACTTTGGCTATGAAAGGCTGTCCTAG